A part of Corynebacterium afermentans subsp. lipophilum genomic DNA contains:
- a CDS encoding DEAD/DEAH box helicase: MPEYLLHGLWLPESGLSVWVERVQGHRIVTMDDVPPGTFPPIVHSLLDGQRFHHFHTLILQTPKGRHVRLKAPLAQFAPEDAVRFLDSLSHLDEESPAATPAQREAVAPDMYWILRMYRGLTQFVRAGRVSINVPYHDGLWYAQWQLGTGLEERSWLAEMIAASPGVLTVNNANLSEDCAQTFTHWIASARLQGAAAKAPTRPYPWHDFVKSLLYSMPLRRGGAVLARQIGDWNGTITAVNLQLVFIVESPSEAEESGPDTLWPVRVQVRSSSDSPRPVRLGDYDSNTADVLRGQLDHAIELTSLVDPAKYGRFRSAVDHGFDPNAGDWDLYLNGDEIVKFVRESASYLRANGFVVLLPRAWATAETASKLKVSEHQDPHDSSTVTMMGFDTLVKYDWRLSVGGVELSDEEMAQLVKSKSGLIKLRGEWVLADSREVAKTAKYLEKLHDTSLETAMSEAEAAIKRARIAQAAGSDDAEELQRIADEAQAEYERLKAAEGEGVVSAAELRQLALEAGADSPIEFTGSRWFTSLVGGTDRPAPERVDIPDTVNAELREYQRRGVDWLYFMSRNNLGAVLADDMGLGKTLQMLTLLAVEQAEGTRRGPSLIVAPTSVVNNWAREAARFVPGMRVRVHHGAGRLKGDDLFEAADNSDIVITSYGTAARDAKDLAAVQWDHVVLDEAQAIKNAGTQSSKSVRAIPARHRIALTGTPIENKLFELRSILDFVNPGMLGSQSFFRNHFAKAIESRRDPELADEMGERLQRLTAPFILRRLKTDTAIISDLPDKAEHVIAVDMTPEQAALYKALVDSTQAELQERKGMARKGLVLATITRIKQVCNHPAHFLGDGSAVTDKGHHRSGKVEKLMELLEEAAASEQRVLIFTQYKAFGDILKPYLSERLGEDVPFLHGGVGKSARDAMVERFQQPDGPRAMILSLKAGGTGLNLTAASMVIHLDRWWNPAVENQATDRAFRIGQEKNVTVYKIITRGTMEESIQDILDGKTQLAGAVVGQGEGWITELGTEELAQLISYRGQND; this comes from the coding sequence ATGCCTGAATACCTTCTCCATGGCCTGTGGCTCCCCGAGTCCGGGCTTTCGGTGTGGGTTGAGCGCGTACAGGGCCACCGGATTGTGACCATGGATGACGTGCCGCCCGGCACGTTTCCGCCGATCGTGCATTCGCTTTTGGACGGCCAAAGGTTCCACCACTTCCATACCCTCATCCTGCAAACCCCGAAGGGCCGCCACGTCCGCTTGAAAGCGCCGTTGGCTCAGTTTGCGCCCGAGGACGCGGTGCGCTTTTTGGACAGCCTGTCGCACCTGGACGAGGAGTCGCCGGCGGCCACGCCTGCCCAGCGCGAGGCGGTGGCGCCGGACATGTACTGGATCCTGCGCATGTATAGGGGCCTGACCCAGTTCGTGCGCGCGGGACGCGTGAGCATCAACGTGCCGTACCACGACGGACTGTGGTACGCGCAGTGGCAGCTGGGCACCGGTTTAGAGGAGCGCAGCTGGCTGGCGGAGATGATCGCCGCCTCGCCGGGCGTGCTCACGGTGAACAACGCGAACTTGAGCGAGGATTGTGCGCAGACGTTCACGCACTGGATCGCGTCGGCACGCTTGCAGGGCGCGGCGGCGAAGGCGCCGACCAGGCCGTACCCGTGGCACGATTTTGTGAAGTCGCTGCTCTACAGCATGCCGTTGCGCCGCGGCGGGGCGGTGCTGGCCCGGCAGATAGGGGATTGGAACGGCACGATCACGGCGGTGAACCTGCAGCTGGTGTTCATCGTGGAGTCGCCGAGCGAGGCGGAGGAGTCGGGCCCGGACACGCTGTGGCCGGTGCGTGTGCAGGTGCGCTCGAGCTCGGATTCGCCGCGGCCAGTGCGGCTGGGGGATTACGACTCGAATACGGCGGACGTGTTGCGCGGTCAGCTCGACCATGCAATCGAGTTGACCTCGCTGGTGGATCCGGCGAAGTACGGCCGGTTCCGTTCCGCGGTGGACCACGGCTTCGACCCGAACGCGGGCGACTGGGACCTGTATTTGAACGGCGACGAAATTGTGAAGTTCGTCCGCGAGAGCGCGTCGTACCTTCGGGCGAACGGCTTCGTGGTGCTTTTGCCTCGCGCGTGGGCGACTGCGGAGACGGCCTCGAAGCTGAAAGTCAGCGAGCACCAGGACCCGCACGATTCCTCCACCGTGACCATGATGGGCTTCGACACCCTGGTCAAGTACGACTGGCGGCTGTCCGTCGGCGGCGTGGAGCTTTCGGACGAAGAGATGGCGCAGCTGGTCAAATCCAAGTCCGGCCTGATCAAGCTCCGCGGCGAGTGGGTCCTGGCGGATAGCCGCGAGGTGGCCAAGACCGCGAAGTACCTGGAGAAGCTGCACGACACCTCCCTGGAAACCGCCATGAGTGAGGCGGAGGCCGCCATCAAGCGCGCCCGAATCGCCCAGGCCGCCGGCTCCGATGACGCTGAGGAGCTGCAGCGCATCGCCGATGAGGCGCAGGCGGAGTACGAGCGGCTCAAGGCCGCCGAGGGCGAGGGCGTGGTCTCCGCCGCGGAGCTGCGCCAGCTCGCGCTGGAGGCGGGCGCGGACAGCCCGATCGAGTTCACCGGCTCGCGCTGGTTTACCTCGCTGGTCGGCGGCACGGACCGCCCGGCGCCGGAGCGGGTGGACATCCCCGACACCGTCAACGCCGAGCTGCGCGAGTACCAGCGCCGCGGCGTGGACTGGCTGTACTTTATGTCCCGCAACAACTTGGGGGCGGTGCTTGCGGACGACATGGGCCTGGGCAAGACCCTGCAAATGCTCACCCTGCTCGCGGTGGAACAGGCGGAGGGCACGCGGCGCGGCCCGTCGCTGATCGTCGCCCCGACGTCGGTGGTGAACAACTGGGCGCGCGAGGCGGCCCGCTTCGTGCCGGGCATGCGCGTGCGCGTCCACCACGGCGCGGGCAGGCTCAAGGGCGACGATCTGTTTGAGGCAGCCGACAACTCCGACATCGTCATCACGTCCTACGGCACCGCCGCGCGCGACGCCAAGGATCTGGCGGCGGTGCAGTGGGATCACGTGGTGTTGGACGAGGCGCAGGCGATCAAGAACGCGGGCACGCAGTCGTCGAAAAGCGTCCGTGCGATTCCCGCACGCCACCGCATCGCCCTGACCGGCACGCCGATTGAAAACAAGCTCTTTGAGCTGCGCAGCATCCTGGATTTTGTCAACCCGGGCATGCTGGGATCGCAGAGTTTCTTCCGCAACCACTTCGCCAAAGCCATCGAGTCGCGCAGGGATCCTGAGCTAGCGGACGAGATGGGGGAGCGGCTGCAGCGCCTCACCGCGCCGTTTATCCTGCGCCGCCTGAAAACGGACACGGCGATCATTTCGGACCTGCCGGACAAGGCCGAGCACGTCATCGCCGTGGACATGACCCCGGAGCAAGCCGCGCTGTACAAGGCGCTGGTGGACAGCACGCAGGCAGAGCTTCAGGAGCGCAAGGGCATGGCACGCAAGGGGCTCGTGCTGGCCACGATCACCCGCATCAAGCAGGTGTGCAACCACCCGGCGCACTTTCTTGGCGACGGCTCCGCGGTCACCGACAAAGGCCACCACCGCTCCGGCAAGGTGGAAAAACTCATGGAGCTTCTGGAGGAAGCCGCCGCGTCCGAGCAGCGTGTGCTGATTTTCACGCAGTACAAGGCGTTCGGCGACATCTTGAAGCCCTACCTTTCGGAGCGCCTGGGCGAGGACGTGCCGTTCCTCCACGGCGGCGTGGGCAAATCCGCGCGCGACGCGATGGTGGAGCGCTTCCAGCAGCCGGACGGGCCCCGCGCGATGATCCTCAGCCTGAAGGCCGGCGGCACCGGTTTGAACTTGACCGCGGCATCCATGGTCATCCACTTGGACCGCTGGTGGAACCCGGCGGTGGAAAACCAGGCCACGGACCGCGCGTTCCGCATCGGGCAGGAGAAGAACGTCACGGTGTACAAGATCATCACCCGCGGCACGATGGAGGAGTCCATCCAGGACATTCTGGACGGCAAGACCCAGCTCGCCGGCGCCGTTGTGGGCCAGGGCGAGGGCTGGATCACCGAGCTGGGCACCGAGGAGCTCGCCCAATTGATCAGCTACAGGGGGCAAAATGACTGA
- a CDS encoding SWIM zinc finger family protein produces the protein MTEKKRPREDNVIYANFGARKRVSSAAETGGADVTAFRPQSLSPAAMLIFNAAVRQTDVGRAKRGAEYAARGQVVELHPVSHGVRAEVVGSQNDPFRVAMYLPQRDAEEIRRATGAIVRAPGSIAAAKAGTLDEEVLEILLCKTPQEVTFYCDCPDSADVCKHAVAVAQRTAELIDKDPSVIFTMRGLRLEELENRKRNQAEDLAKENAEPGSDYFWSGRQLPELPRPKVAPMIDDSDIDLLHRAMQTVSFTNIDQLRAVADIEDLYDELTR, from the coding sequence ATGACTGAGAAGAAGCGTCCGCGGGAAGACAACGTCATCTACGCCAACTTCGGCGCCCGCAAACGAGTCTCCAGCGCGGCCGAAACCGGTGGCGCTGACGTCACCGCGTTCCGTCCGCAGTCGCTGTCGCCTGCGGCAATGCTCATCTTCAACGCCGCGGTGCGCCAGACCGACGTGGGCCGGGCGAAGCGCGGCGCGGAGTACGCCGCTCGGGGACAGGTGGTGGAGCTGCACCCGGTGTCCCACGGCGTGCGCGCGGAGGTGGTGGGCAGCCAGAACGACCCGTTCCGCGTGGCCATGTACTTGCCGCAGCGCGACGCCGAGGAGATCCGCCGCGCCACCGGCGCGATCGTGCGCGCGCCGGGCTCGATCGCCGCGGCGAAGGCTGGCACGTTGGACGAGGAAGTGCTGGAGATCCTGCTGTGCAAAACGCCGCAGGAGGTCACCTTCTACTGCGACTGCCCGGATAGCGCAGACGTGTGCAAGCACGCCGTCGCCGTGGCGCAGCGCACCGCGGAACTCATAGACAAAGACCCGAGCGTCATTTTCACCATGCGCGGGCTGCGCCTGGAGGAGCTGGAGAACCGCAAGCGCAATCAGGCGGAGGACTTGGCCAAGGAGAACGCCGAGCCCGGCTCCGACTACTTCTGGTCCGGCCGTCAGTTGCCTGAGCTGCCGCGTCCGAAGGTGGCGCCGATGATCGATGATTCGGACATCGACCTGCTCCACCGCGCGATGCAAACTGTGTCGTTTACCAACATCGACCAGTTGCGCGCGGTGGCGGACATTGAGGATCTCTACGACGAGCTCACCCGTTAG